The segment GTATTTATCTGTCGCATGTCCCTCGGATGCGCTTCTAAACAAGAGGAGATCTCTTAATCTCCATTTTCTGGAAGAACCCTTGTTTGATGAAAGCGAAGGTTTTGAATCCAATGATGGTGGCTTGTCATTGGTGCTTCCATTTCGCTGTTGTTTGTTTTCTTGTTCTTGTTCTTGTTCTTGTTCTTCCCATGGGTACTCGGAGACTCTGTAAGGAGAAAGCGATCTTGTTGCTCTGCGGCTTGAATTCTTGGATAAGTGATCTTGAACTCTTTCTCTTCCTCTTCTGCCGTCATCAGTTTGATTCCGACTGGTTTCAATGGCGGTTGCGAAAGGGTCTCTGTCCTTCTTCTTCCTCGGTGAAAAAGCTTCCCGGAAAAACTTTCTGCCTTGGGATAACGGTGATGTTGGCGAGCGAGGCGACGATAAGAGCGGGCTTTTCTGGTTATACTCATCGACCTGTAAACGAGGTGGAGGCTTCAAGGGCTTGATTTTCCCTCCATCAAAGAGTTCTTCAGCTGACAGAGATGTTTTCTCCAAGGCCTCACTAAAATCAAAAGcaaaatcatcatcatcatcgtcaTTTCTTGCGGCTCTTGGTGACTTGGGTGTACCTGGCTTTTCTTCCCAATCAAAAGGAATCGCCAAACAAGTGCTTCTTTTGCTTTTCTGCCTATCATCCATCATCGAGAACCTATCGAATTCGCGATAAAACTCGGACATTCTTGTAGGACTTGTGGGAGCACTGAAGAAACAGTCACCAAATCGTCTAGGCGTAGAAGGAGCACTTGAACGTGGAGATGATCTAGCGCTGTTGAAATCAAAATCCATCACTGGAGTATCCGGTATCACCACTTCCATTTTTTCCCCTTGTAAATCTTCCTGTGTGATTGAAAGTCAAATTATCCAAGTAGCAGACTGACAACCCAAAAGTGGTAAATGCTAAAATATATGCAAAAAGGCAGATGGACGGGAAGGAAAGGGTTGAGAAAGAGCGGAAGGTAGAGTTTTTTGACCGAGGAGCCGCCTTTTAATACCAAGGAAATTCCGTTGTCTGATTTTTCACTATTTGGTTTTATTTGTATTTTGGTTTCTTAGATAAAGCGGATGGATATATAAAACTGGTCATGGTGACCCACAACCAGGAcactgttttttatttttatttttatttttttgtgaatTTTCCTTGAAGCAGAAGTTGACATGGACGTATATTTGTATGTTAAATAGATAAGAGCAGGTCAAATTTTCTCTTCTTGATTTTCATCATGATTGATATCATTTATGGCTTTGATATGATCTTTTAGCAGTAGCTTTTGACCCAATGGAAGGATCACATACTTCACCTGGTGATGGCGTCAGAGAGTACCCAATTTAGGGTACTTGTGCCAGAAATCCAAAACAAACCTGGTTTGGGAACTTCATATTTATCGTCCTCGATTAAAtggaaaataaaaggttaggTGACGGGCAGTTTTCATATTGGTTGCTTGTTACCATAGCATATAGTTAGAGAAACCGACCTTACAAAGATAAGTAAAATTTTATTACAAGCTCATTTGCTAATGTTTTGGGCATGACTTCCTTAAATGTTAAAAGAAACTTGTAATTTGAAATGTCCAAAGGCTATTGGCTGCATCTTTCGTGGAAAGGCGGTTTATTGATGATCATGTAAACCTTAAAATTAAGAAATGAAACATGATTAGTTAATGAGAACAATAGTTAATTTCTCATTATAGTGCTCAAGTCTTTTACGCTATTGCTAGTTTTACTTAGAAATGACTGTTCATAATTTTCGTATTTGAATCTTAAAATTATACGCAATTatcaactttttccttcccccactaaattggctcatttggATTAGAAATTTgtattctatttttattatacAAACGTGCGCTCGAAAACTACTACTTGAATGATTCATGAAGATCTAGATGGTTAGACTTGTGACGGTGGAAAACTTCATTGGTGACAGAGGCTGTGTTTGGTGTGGTGCagctatttctttttctttttttttttttatcacttCAGTTGAAATTTGTTTTCTAATTAGAGCTATCGGAAGATAATTATagatgggaaaaaaaaaaaaacccatcaAACTTCAACTTGCGCCTTCTTCTTTGATTTTCACAAGAAaagttatatttttcttttttagcaTGGCTAAGATAAAGCAAACCATATTCTTCATGAAATGGTGATACCTCCTCCTTTCTTGTTTACACTCAAGAATATACGTTACGATTGTGATTTGTGTCGGTGTCGGGATTAAAGAAGGATATGTGGCAATAATGTCGGCTTTGTCTCAGGTTAGTGGGCTTGTTTTGGATGAATTTAAGCCCACTTTTAGCTTGTTGAATGGCCAGGAACTGACTTGGGTAGCTTAGCCCAATTCTTTTGGACTAGTTAACAAGAGTTTAGCATTTAAGTGAACACTGAACCCAACAAGGGTCGATCAGGTAGGCAGACTTTTCAACTAATTTGAGCACATCAAAAGCTTCGGCCCATAAACCGTTTCATCCCAAACTCTTTTAACTATTCATTCTCTGTCATTTTTTCCTTAAATGTTATATTACTAATTTTACTGCCACTCTGTTGACATTTTTTTGACGAAATTCAACTTTCAAAGGCTTTCAATGGAAAAGAAAGCTGACGAGTCCATGTTCCTTAAAATTTTGCTTGACCTGCAAATCACAGCAGGGCCAGGACCATGTTGGTGAACCTCACACTTTCTAGCCTACGGTTCACAGGGGAGAACTGAGAAGCCTTCACTTCCATCCAATATACACAAACGCCAATAACAACTTTCTCCAGTTCATCATCTAGCGTTTGTATGTGGTTCAGCAATCAGCACCAAAGGAGAAAAGATTTTAGTGTTTCACATTCGTACAACTTCAGAAGGACCGTATATTTTTTAGGGCCACTGCTGCCCTGGCACGCATGGCTGGCGGCTTAAGTCGGTTCGTTTTCAATTTTTCATCACGGCACATGTGCTACAAGGGTAAATTAACAGTAATTGTACTAGTAACCACCAAAAAGAAACTAAAGGCTTTCTCGCTTCAGCTTTGGGGTGAGGCGTGCCAATCGGTTCCCATTAAAGCTCGAATGTTCTTTGCTCCCGTGTAAAGCTGACGCATACAATTCACATGGTCGTACCATATGAGGGGACACAAAAGTCAGAAACCAATCTTTGGCATTAAATTTGCTTAAGCTTAAGACAAACTTTTCATTCCAGGGTTTAACAACAACTGGACAGCACTAGTTTTATTGAGCCAGGATAATTAATAGAATTCGTACTTAAATATCTTTGTTACTTCAGCGTAACCAACAACTATGAATATATATCAACAGGATTATTGTGACGGCCCTTATTTGGCCTTAGTCGAAAAGTGATCTTGGAATCACAaaattgagtcacaaaaataattaaatgttatattctgtgtttattatatgtgaaagtgcatgtgtgaaaatttcatgttttgattttgtcatttgagagtaaaattatgaaataggacctatgtgaaaatttctgaaaatgctataggccaaattgtagtggccaaataatttgtagtgtaaaataggaggatttgcatgtcaaacctcccattttacatgtaatACCGACcatcatgttggtggtagacaacatgtgcaaatttttttattgaaattatggcataagtatggcacaaatattatacGCCATTTCGTGTCATAAATTGTTGGGTAATTAGAATAATAAGAGTAACAAAAGGAAGTGAAGGAAAAGTTTTGTCCATCCTTGTCCATGGTAGCTGAAAatggaagagaaaggagaggataagagctcttgaatgttcggtcacttggggaagaaaatccaaggtaagttcatggtgctttgcttctattttgatgttcatgggtttttcttgtttctaccttaacccatgaagcatgtttttga is part of the Gossypium arboreum isolate Shixiya-1 chromosome 5, ASM2569848v2, whole genome shotgun sequence genome and harbors:
- the LOC108450242 gene encoding uncharacterized protein LOC108450242 — protein: MEVVIPDTPVMDFDFNSARSSPRSSAPSTPRRFGDCFFSAPTSPTRMSEFYREFDRFSMMDDRQKSKRSTCLAIPFDWEEKPGTPKSPRAARNDDDDDDFAFDFSEALEKTSLSAEELFDGGKIKPLKPPPRLQVDEYNQKSPLLSSPRSPTSPLSQGRKFFREAFSPRKKKDRDPFATAIETSRNQTDDGRRGRERVQDHLSKNSSRRATRSLSPYRVSEYPWEEQEQEQEQENKQQRNGSTNDKPPSLDSKPSLSSNKGSSRKWRLRDLLLFRSASEGHATDKYSLRKYSSSFFKKPEDSKNSSLKSGDRSGSGGSRRKASAHEIHYTTNKAVSENMKKKTFLPYKQGILGRLAFNPS